Within Bacillus sp. Marseille-Q1617, the genomic segment ATTACTGCTGATTCTATTCGGCAGGACATTCGGTGTCATGTTCATCACCGCAAATCTCGTTGTCGTCCTTATCATTTCGTTTCTTTTTAAAAAATACAGGGGAACTCCCCTCCGTTATGCGGCCAGGTTAATCATGATCCTTTATGGAGTGTTCCTGCTGTCCTTTGTCGCGGTGGAAGCGTACCTTCTATTCGAGTCGAAGAAATCGAAGGATATCCATGCAGAAGAGATTGATGCGGTAATCATCCTCGGTGCCGGGCTGAAAGGCGAGGTTCCATCAAAGACCCTGGTTTCAAGGTTGGAAGCGGGCAAAGAATTTCTGTTGGAAAACAAAGAACTGCCAGTGGTCGTCTCAGGCGGCCAGGGGGAAGGGGAGTCGATCCCGGAAGCTGAAGCAATGGGACGATATCTGATGGCACAAGGGGTTTCCAATGATCGCATCATCTATGAGGATACATCCACCACCACGTATGAAAACCTGCGAAACTCAAGGGAAGTCCTGGAGGAAGCGGGAATAATGGATCCGGAGGTGCTCATCGTCACCAGTGACTACCACTTGAT encodes:
- a CDS encoding YdcF family protein, whose amino-acid sequence is MKPIYIIFITIGLLLILFGRTFGVMFITANLVVVLIISFLFKKYRGTPLRYAARLIMILYGVFLLSFVAVEAYLLFESKKSKDIHAEEIDAVIILGAGLKGEVPSKTLVSRLEAGKEFLLENKELPVVVSGGQGEGESIPEAEAMGRYLMAQGVSNDRIIYEDTSTTTYENLRNSREVLEEAGIMDPEVLIVTSDYHLMRAKMIAGELGIESQGLAGDSPFFVKVNYFIREYFAIGKVLLEKQVF